A genomic region of Plasmodium falciparum 3D7 genome assembly, chromosome: 11 contains the following coding sequences:
- a CDS encoding small nuclear ribonucleoprotein Sm D1, putative produces the protein MKLVHFLMKLTNENVTIELKNGTLITGIITAVDIKMNTHMKNVKVVIKNKNIAEYNVNTKQFLSLEHVTIRGNNIRYFILSDSLPLDSLLVEDTTPKKISKDKSFLHRDKGMSKGAKGRGRKLSKR, from the coding sequence aTGAAACTAGTACATTTTTTGATGAAATTGACAAACGAAAATGTAACTATAGAACTTAAAAATGGAACATTAATAACAGGGATAATAACAGCGGTAgacataaaaatgaatacacatatgaaaaatgtgaaggttgttataaaaaataaaaatatagctgaatataatgtaaatacCAAACAATTTTTATCTTTAGAGCATGTAACCATAAGaggtaataatataagatattttattttatcggATAGCTTACCCTTGGATTCATTATTAGTTGAAGATACAacaccaaaaaaaatatctaaaGATAAAAGCTTTTTACATCGAGATAAAGGAATGTCCAAAGGTGCTAAAGGACGAGGAAGAAAATTATCAaaaagataa